Proteins from one Juglans microcarpa x Juglans regia isolate MS1-56 chromosome 6S, Jm3101_v1.0, whole genome shotgun sequence genomic window:
- the LOC121236390 gene encoding transcription factor TCP5, translating to MISNSREKDIQAAKQAEGGSLNDIGKLSKVGASSSSRQWSAGFRNPRIVRVSRSFGGKDRHSKVCTVRGLRDRRIRLSVPTAIQLYDLQDRLGLSQPSKVVDWLLDATKFDIDKLPPLPIPQGFGQFHHQLSHHHESNGASPSSFHAPNLFDANSCTFIKDGEDQRTTSVIAAKTKADWDHMDSSLRLKSKEFESSGSLLLDHVGDKGKWIKTNHEEDEIQYGIGTTSSSTTGYGAQISAHNFFPMTNHSSLPSLLNNAMAYNSYYQSDQPSALSLSQFGGHGSLFPSQIDQHPHSTSSAMPLPSGSQLFFCPSSTTPALFTPYPSYITTPLIESDPRQFSHIQLLNSSTSQHHVLPHPLISSLHSVGSPLKPFPANENPKLQLPQSHESKLD from the coding sequence ATGATCTCaaattcaagagaaaaagaTATTCAAGCTGCCAAGCAAGCTGAGGGCGGAAGCCTCAATGATATTGGAAAGTTGTCTAAGGTGGGAGCGTCGTCTAGTTCAAGGCAATGGTCAGCAGGATTTAGAAATCCAAGGATCGTGCGTGTGTCGCGTTCTTTTGGAGGAAAAGATAGGCATAGCAAGGTTTGCACCGTAAGGGGATTGAGGGACAGACGGATTAGGCTTTCAGTACCCACAGCAATTCAGTTGTACGATCTTCAGGATAGGCTCGGGCTTAGTCAGCCTAGCAAGGTGGTAGATTGGTTGCTTGATGCCACTAAATTTGATATCGATAAGCTCCCACCACTCCCAATTCCCCAGGGATTCGGTCAATTTCATCATCAACTTTCTCATCATCATGAATCAAATGGCGCCTCTCCCTCTTCTTTTCATGCCCCTAATTTATTTGATGCAAATTCTTGTACATTTATAAAGGACGGGGAAGATCAAAGAACAACGTCCGTGATTGCAGCGAAAACGAAGGCCGATTGGGATCATATGGATTCTTCATTGAGACTAAAAAGCAAAGAATTTGAAAGCTCAGGATCACTACTACTAGATCATGTTGGTGATAAAGGCAAGTGGATCAAAACAAATCATGAAGAAGATGAGATTCAGTATGGAATTGGTACCACGTCTAGTAGTACTACTGGTTATGGTGCACAGATTTCAGCACATAATTTTTTCCCAATGACCAATCATTCTTCCTTACCTAGCTTGCTAAACAATGCCATGGCCTACAATTCATACTATCAGTCTGATCAGCCTTCTGCATTATCTCTATCTCAGTTTGGAGGCCATGGATCATTATTTCCATCTCAAATAGATCAGCATCCACATAGTACAAGCAGTGCCATGCCACTTCCATCCGGGTCTCAGTTATTTTTCTGTCCATCTTCAACAACACCAGCACTTTTCACTCCATATCCTTCCTATATCACCACCCCATTAATAGAGAGTGACCCAAGACAATTCAGCCATATCCAATTGTTAAACTCAAGTACTTCACAGCATCACGTCCTACCTCACCCTCTTATTTCTTCACTTCATTCAGTTGGCTCTCCTTTGAAACCCTTTCCAGCAAATGAGAATCCCAAGCTGCAACTTCCTCAATCACATGAAAGCAAACTGGATTAA